In the genome of Primulina eburnea isolate SZY01 chromosome 13, ASM2296580v1, whole genome shotgun sequence, the window ATTTGAGTCGAAAGTTCAGATCTTTAAGTTGAAAATCTTTTATATTGTTGGTCTGTGTACAGATCTCAGGTTGTCGTTAAACGAAATTATGTTTTTTCCCGTTGTGGAGGAGAATTTTGATGAATTGTTAATTTGGTGCTACCGTTTTAATTTCTTGGTTCGAGGATTCTTTTGTATTtatattgttattgttttatATGTTATTTTTCTTATGGGAGGGGAGTGGTGGAGCTCTTAGTTGCAAGAATTCGGGACTGACATGAttattcacaattttttttaaactcgtTATCGAGCAATGTTGCTCAGAGTAGAACTCCTGCTGTCTGTATCCATGAATTTCATCTGAAGAGCTGGATTTAGAAGATTTGAACGTCCTTTTTGGCGGTTCCAAATTAAATTACGCAACCAGTTTTCGGATCTCGACTCTGTGGAGTTGtagattgaatatttttcatatttttttaatagttTTGCAAGTGAAGGAGTGAGAATTGATGAATTGAATTTTTCTCGATTCATCATCAATATAAAGTTTTTGCTTTCCCCTTTTTTGGAACAACTGCTATTTCTTGTTCGAACTTATGATGAAAAGCTAACTTTTTTTAGAAGCTTTCAGAATGATGAGGGGCATATTTTGTGGGAATCTGGAGTTTGATGCTCACCAGTCCGATGTTGAACGACTTTTCAGAAGATATGGGAAGGTTGATAGGGTGGATATGAAATCTGGTAAGTTCACATTTATTTCTACCCAAAGATTTTAGGAATTTACATATAAAAACAGAATGCTTTACAAACTCAGTCTGCAGCTGTACTTGGTGGTCTGCACCACTGGAACTTAACTGGTGAAAAATTTGAGGGGGCAAACTGTTCTGGCCACACTGTTTGGTTTAAATGATAGTAGTAAATGTTGTTCATGTTCTGTTGGCAACTCTTGTCGAGTAGATTTTCCATAACACTGAATTCATGTAGCAAGAGTGATGGACGATGATTAATGAAGTGAATTTGATGGTATGCATTGGTATCTTATGCTTCCCACGTTGGCTGAAAGGAAAAAATAGCCTGGCATTTTTACCTTCTAAAGATTTGCTTTTTGGTGCCTGGACAAGGAAGCTTTACAGATAGGACAGTTTTTGTTGATTAAATTCCCGTTATTTTTGAAGAAATCCTTATACTGATACCTCAAAGgataaacatatttttttaaaataaatattatatgaaTATTTAATGTGTTTATTTTTCTAAAAGGGCGTTTTTGCTGTAGTGAAGCCCCAAAGCTCAATAGTTTCTTTGATGCAGGATTGTTTGGATATTCCATGATCTTCCTGGATGATGGATGGTTCTCTCCGTTTATTTTCTGGCTTGTGCCCAAGATACATGTTATTGTGTTTGTTCAAAAGAACCAATATGATCTGCCATTGTCATACCATCCCACACTTTCCTGAGACCTTTGCCTTTTGCATTCCTCATGAATTTGCCCAATCTTCAGTTTCCGACATGTTTCAACATAGATTTCATGTTCATTCCGGATCCTGTGGCAGGTGTTGTGTTTCCTTCATAAAAATTTTCCCCTGCTCTCTTTCTCTCTCATTTGCAGGGGTTTTGGATGGTAACATTTGTTTAGTTACAGTATGTTGTAATTAATTGTATCCATTCGGAGGCATATTACCGTCACCTTTTGAtgaatgtaatatttttttatctctCTGCCTATCGAGCATCATTCTGGTTTGGCTCACTTCTCTTCTCTCTTTTTACTTTCTTTCGATTTTATAGGCTTTGCTTTTGTCTATATGGAAGATGAGCGAGATGCAGAGGATGCAGTACGAAAACTCGACAGGACAGAGTTTGGTAGAAAAGGACACCGACTTCGCGTCGAGTGGACTAAGGTATTAGGACGCTCCTCGAGGTTGTGATGATATACTTCATAGATCTACTTCAATTGGAGTTATATCTGATCGAGTTTTCGTTTTTCTATTTCATTAGCATAATATCCTAATGACTTCATTGAGTTTGAACTGTAGCAAGAACGGGGTGGCAGGAGGTCGTCTGATAGCTTGAGAAAACCTTCAATCAACACAAAACCTTCAAAAACTTTGTTTGTCATCAACTTTGATCCCATCCATACCAGGACAAGCGATCTCGAAAGGCATTTTGAACATTATGGAAGGGTATCAAATGTGAGAATCAGAAGGAATTTTGCATTTGTGCATTATGAATTGCAGGAAGATGCCACACGAGCATTAGAAGCTACTCATATGAGGTTCGTgtgtaaaatgattttttgttgATTATGCTAGTAGCTTGAAGCAATGTTGCATTTCTGTGGATCCGGGTCTTTCTTTCATGTGGATTTGACGTTTGCTGCAATTTCGCTTTAATACTCACGTTCTTCTTTAGGTTCGTGTTTTGCAGTTAATATACCTACTAATTTCACTTTACACGATGGTTGAAATGTTAGGGAGAAAAAATAGGCTTTGGTGGTGTTGtggaaagaaaattaaaaatccCAATATTggtcttttgtgataatataaTTCATTGGTGTGATTTCACGTGCTTAAACTATTTCACAATTCATGTCGTGAAGCAATATAAATGCTGTCACACCTGGGGATGTGCCCAAAAAACACTCTGCCTGAGATTCTCAGTTGGGATCATCCGACTTTGATGCAGTAAATTCATGGATCGAGTAATTTCTGTTGAGTATGCCATTCGAGATGATGATGACAAGAGAAATGGATACAGCCCTGATAGAAGAGGTCGAGATTTGTCCCCTGATAGAAGAAACTATGGTCGGGGACATTCCCCAAATGACTATCGCAGGGACAGGGATAGCCCTGATTACGGACATGGATCTGTTCCAAATCCTAGATCTGAACGGAGGGAGAGTCCTGATTATGGCAGGGCAGAACACCCAGCCAAGGACAAGTATCGAAGGTTAGTATTTTCTCTTTCTTTATTGTTTTGAACATTGGATTCATTGTTCTCGTAATCTTGATGTTGGTCAATAATAATGCTTGTTGATAGCCCTGATTACGGACATGGATCTGTTCCAAATCCTAGATCTGAACGGAGGGAGAGTCCTGATTATGGCAGGGCAGAACGCCCAGCCAAGGACAAGTATCGAAGGTTAGTATTTTCCTTTTCTTTATTGTTTTAAACATTGGATTCATTGTTCTCTTAATCTTGATGTTGGTCAATAATAATGCCTTTGTTCTTTCACCGATCATTCAGCCGTTCGCCTCCTCGTGAAAGATCTCCATCTCAAGAATGAAGAATCTATTTGATTTATTCGGAAACTTCAGCTGAAATTACTGTGTGAGAGTGGACGGTATTCTGGTTGAATGTAGTAGTATGTAGCCGGTATTGGAGATGAAATAACATTTGTTTTGTAGTGTGGTCTATCGAATTGAATCGTTACTCATGTGTCTGAAGTTCATGATTCAGTCATGTCTCCTATGGTGATGCTGTCATTTGTTCCAATTTGACCACCTCCGGCTACCAGTGACCACTGGCGTTCTGGGTAAAATGACTGTTGTCCCCAATGTACAAGTACATGTCTGCATGTTTTTTTTTCACTGTCGTCTGATACATTGTGTCGTATTAAAAATGGTTTAGCCCTGGGATCAAATCAAAACCTCTCGTGATCTCACTAAACCCTCCTCCTCTCCAATACTCCCGGATATTCGTCAGGTGTCTCTTTGTTATATTCATTTGCTCTTGATTTCTTTGTTAACAAAAGTTATATATCTATTGATGGTAATTTATACAAAAATTACTTTGGTTGATTAATGAAAAAGCAATTTTCGTTGGATAAATAAGGCttttaggcatagtttggtacgtataataggataaacatgtgatatataatataaggataagttaaggatagataagatgtatgatattatatttaatgtttcaaatgattttaataagagtgactaaatttatatattagattgtaatgataaaattattttatcataataaattttataatttcaaagttgttagagttaatattttttatctgtTCATGCGCTGATATTGTTTGtatgatttgtttatttttacttaattttatatattatataatatgataattgagcctttgattttgtgagtcaagtcaatatcaatttttaaagttaatcgagcgatactaataattttattgagatttataaaaattatttatataattacgtcgaattcatttatataattattatattatataatatataaaaataaataaaaatattatttaattttaatttgtaaCTATTaagcatagatttataaaaatcatttattaattattaatctcTCTTATCTCATATATCAAATTATACTTTAAATCATTATGTatcagaaaaagaaaaataagaaaatgcTTGAAGTATATGATTGAAGTAGATTGGGTTTATAATAACAATTTTAGAATTATAATGGACTGGAATAAAGTACATGGGCACCAAATTGGAAAGGAAGTGTCGATGCTAGCTGTGGGGTAGTGTCTCACAAGATCTGGACCgttgattttaaagaaattgATGGATCTCGCATATGAATTGGTGGACCTCGTATATATGTGATTAAAAGTGGGTTTTTGATCTTCTTATGTGGACAGTGTCTCATGAGTAGGGTGAAATATTCCCCAAATTGGACCCTTGAAATCCTATCCGCAACCGAAATCTCCATTTAAGTCGATAATTTCTGAATTAATTTGTACTTTttcttgtgttttttttttaaaaaaaaaagtataaatgaaataaagaaaaaattcgaaaaaagCAGAGGACCAAACAAGCCTTTTATCTTCTCGGCCTCTATCTAATCATCACCGCAATGATATGGTACACTGCCTTTGCCATAATACAAAATTTCCAGAAAAACATATTTTGAATTTCCAGACAAAAGGGCTCGTTGCAGGTCCCGGTAATGATCACCCCTGTAACTGTTTATATGTAATCTGATGCTGTACGTACAGTTTTTCATGTAAAGCTTGAATCTTTTACTCTTTGGCTATACATAAATTTACTGATATTGAGCTTCTGATATTTGgtgatttttttgttgttgtaccGTGCATAATTGATTAATATACTGTTGAATCAAGTTTTATAGAGTAGCTCATTGAAGATTTGGGGAATCCAATTTTCCTCTTGCTGAAAAGTTGTCGAATATCCAGTTATTTGTTTAAGATTTTACACACGCAGCTTGATTTTTCCGAATGGTTGCGCTAAATTGTTATCATACTTCAAAGTTACGACCAAAAACTTCTGCTCAGACTACTGTAAAGgattgtcttttcttccctatATTTGACCTCTTATATTGATGACTATATATTGGGATTAGCATAGTTTTTCCTTTACTAAATGATGATATATGTCTTAAAAATTGAAAATGGaaatggaaagactgaaatgtTTTATCATCTGGACGAAAAATTGTGGCTGAtagattgataaaaaaaatgattggaTGTTCTACAAAAGGGATTGTTTATTTAGTGATTGTGGCACCAATGATTAATCTTTTAATGTACAAATAATTGCTTTGAAGATAGGTTCCAGTAGTTTGTCTCATACCTTCGATTCGTCtagcttttttttattttcgttGGAGTAAAATTGCTTAACTGCTTATGTGGTGTCATACAAATCTCTGATATAGCCCGATTCTAGAATTTTTCTGGCAAGGTACTGCCAAATGTATATTAATTGATTTGGTAGCTGGATCTTTTAGGTTCATCGATATAAAACATGAGTGCATTGGATGTCACCAGAGCAGAACTTGCTCTTGCTGTTTTGTATCTGAACAAAGCGGAAACCAGGGATAAGCTATGCAGGTCAATACAGTATGGTTCGAGGTTCTTGAGTAACGGGGAGCCAGGAACAGCACAAAATGTTGAGAAATCAGTCGCCTTGGCTCGAAAAGTTTTTCGTTTGTTCAAGGTCGGCACTTAAATAGGTTTTCTAACGGCGATAAATTTTTATTGTGTTTTCATTTCTGCTTCTTTAACTGTAACTTAAGTTTTTCTGTTTATTCATATTTGTTCCGAATTGCCAATCATGTCTACGCAGCAAGCTCAAACATGCATTGTCTATGGTCTTGACCAagtttctctctctctctatgtTTTATAGTTTATCAATGATCTCCATGCTCTCATTAGTCCAAGTGCTCCAGGAACTCCAATTCCTTTGATTTTGTTGGGGAAGGTATTTACTCAACTACGTTTGTTTGCTGaatccttcttttttttttttgggtgtcTTAACGTTTTTCTTGGTGTCTGCTTCAGTCAAAAAATGCGCTTTTGTCAACTTTCCTGtttcttgatcagtttgtgtggCTCGGCAGGTCAGGCATTTACAAGGTATGGAATAAACTTCGTATTGTTTACATTCTTAGGAAAATTTTTTGTGTAAGCAATAGGTTTTCACATGCAGAACAAAGAACGTACTGAGTTAATCGGAAGGATCTCTCTTTTTTGTTGGTTGGGCTCTTCCATCTGCAGCACTTTAGTTGAGGTATGATGACTGCCTTCCGTCCCTAGTTCGATAGTTATACTTTACAACTGTGCCGTCCAATTTTTAGATATATGAATAATGAATTTATGTGGTGTGCTTATTTCTCCAGATTGGTGAAATTGGAAGGCTTTCGATATCAATGAAGAATCTAGAGAAGGAACTGAAGAACACTAATAAATATAAGGTTAGCTACTGTTACATGTCATTTAACACGCCAGTCATTTAGATTATATTCTCTTTTCGGGGCTCTATGGCCTCGTTGTTCTGCAACGACTTCTAATTATCTGGCAAGCTATCATATTTCTTGTGACCTTCCTTTCTCTTTTGCATCTTCATCGCAGAACGAGCAGTATAAAAGCAAGGTTCAAGAGTCGAACGAGAGATCTCTAGCCTTTGTTAAAGCAGCCTTGGATATAGTGGTTGCAGTTGGCTTGCTTAAACTGGCACCCAACAAAGTCACGCCTCGTGTCTCAGGCGCTGTCGGATTCGTGAGCTCTCTTATCTCCTGCTATCAGGTATTACCTGTCCTTTCCATGCTTCATGAGCATTCTTAGGTTCCACTTACTCATCAAATATCATTTCTTGTCCCTAATTATGCTAACAAAACCCTTTCATGGTACTGGGCAGCTGCTTCCATCGCCGCCGAAGTCGAAGACTACATGAAGGATGGCTTAAGTTTGTCAGTAGACAAAAAAATCATATGTATACTCGAATGCTAAATGTCAACTTCTGTGTGTATAATAAAGGAAGCTGGCAGATAAAATTCAAGCATATAcctcggaattgaaatcaaGTTACATTGGCTTAAAGATAAAATATGTATGCAAGCTGTTTTGGTTATATATAATTAGCCAAGAAAATGCACAATACAGTGTATTTCACCAACGGTTTTGAGTACCATAAGAGAAAATGGATATagattcatcaaaaaattttatTCGATTCAAATCGTACTTAAAATCATCTCTCAAAAATGGAGATTGAAATATTCCTATAGTATCTGAtgaaattatatcaaaattatattttttgtcgGTCATTTTAGTTGTGGGCATAGTTGGTGAATAACATaacaaaattatgatatcaGTTATGATATGTTGTCCACCAACTGTGCTCACTTCTAGTGACCTATTGAAAATTGTACATCAACTAGGTGAATGTTACCTAAATGATAGATAGAGAGGTCAACAcgattaataaatattatatcaaaattatatatgttAGTTATGTAGGATAAAAAAATGTAAGAATGATTGTTCCTTTGTATCCCACAAACATACAAATTGTTCACGTTTTATACGAGAGACATTAAATTCCACTTGTGGCCTTGAATTTCATCTGACTCAGCTCCACGATGgaaattttctttattatatttattttcaatGCCAACTACTTAGTTTCTTGTCGCCTTCACAATATTCAAAAGTCCACTAATTAAGCTCAACTTTTTGTTTAATTCTCTTTTGTGTTTTCcaatttgttttttttcaaaaaaaaagataaaaacttgtatgagacggtctcacggatcgtatttgtgatacggatctcttatttgggtcacccatgaaaaagtattactttttatgctaaaagtattactttttattgtgaatatgagaagggttgacctgtctcacagattatgatccgtgagacggtctcacatgagatccactAAAAAAAATAGTGATTTGGAGGTCCGAAACATTGATCAATTTGGTGGTTAAATTAATAACACACCCCTTTTCTAAAGGGAGAGAAAAAGTGCATTATCAAATAAGAAGAAAGGAAAATATAaccaatttttcaaaaaaattaatcatataTTATTCTCCTAAATTCGCGGACCACAAAATTTGGATAAGACGATATTAAATGCTGATTTTATATTCATGCTTATCATCGTGGCTTGGCACgatatatttcaaaattttaatttcttatatatatatatattgcaaaaatatatattctttaaTAATCCCAATTCGATGTATTTTATTTACACCATTTAAAAATTGTTATTTCCATAAATAAAGAATTTTTGTTGTTCAATATCCTAGGTACTTTTGTCCTATCCAGCCGTAGCAAATGTTTTCAAATTAACTACAATTTTGATTTGATAATGATATTAGAttaggacaaaaacttgtgtgagacgttctcatgtatcgtattttatgagacaaattttttattttgattattttaaaaaatattaatttttatgctaagagtattacttgttattgtgaatatcagtagaattgactcgtctcacagataaagattcgtaagaccgtcttaTAAAAGACCTACTCTTAGGTTCAATTTATTGTCATTTATTAAAAAGATTTGGTTAGTAATTAGATAAATAATTTAGGTATTAAATGTCATATTTAAAAAAGGATATAGAAGAATATATATAGCCATTAATTAAAAGAAACGAAAGAGTGTCACTTTATTTATTTTCCTTTTTCAACGTTAGCCAACTGGACTActaattttagaattttttctCAACTTTTATCGCACGTCACTTCGGACCCATTCACTTCTACTTGCATATGAGAGCGTGGCAG includes:
- the LOC140809206 gene encoding serine/arginine-rich splicing factor RS31-like isoform X1 codes for the protein MCRVKVFLTDSFLHGHFFGLFESKVQIFKLKIFYIVEAFRMMRGIFCGNLEFDAHQSDVERLFRRYGKVDRVDMKSGFAFVYMEDERDAEDAVRKLDRTEFGRKGHRLRVEWTKQERGGRRSSDSLRKPSINTKPSKTLFVINFDPIHTRTSDLERHFEHYGRVSNVRIRRNFAFVHYELQEDATRALEATHMSKFMDRVISVEYAIRDDDDKRNGYSPDRRGRDLSPDRRNYGRGHSPNDYRRDRDSPDYGHGSVPNPRSERRESPDYGRAEHPAKDKYRSPDYGHGSVPNPRSERRESPDYGRAERPAKDKYRSRSPPRERSPSQE
- the LOC140809206 gene encoding serine/arginine-rich splicing factor RS31-like isoform X2; translated protein: MCRVKVFLTDSFLHGHFFGLFESKVQIFKLKIFYIVAFRMMRGIFCGNLEFDAHQSDVERLFRRYGKVDRVDMKSGFAFVYMEDERDAEDAVRKLDRTEFGRKGHRLRVEWTKQERGGRRSSDSLRKPSINTKPSKTLFVINFDPIHTRTSDLERHFEHYGRVSNVRIRRNFAFVHYELQEDATRALEATHMSKFMDRVISVEYAIRDDDDKRNGYSPDRRGRDLSPDRRNYGRGHSPNDYRRDRDSPDYGHGSVPNPRSERRESPDYGRAEHPAKDKYRSPDYGHGSVPNPRSERRESPDYGRAERPAKDKYRSRSPPRERSPSQE
- the LOC140809206 gene encoding serine/arginine-rich splicing factor RS40-like isoform X3, yielding MMRGIFCGNLEFDAHQSDVERLFRRYGKVDRVDMKSGFAFVYMEDERDAEDAVRKLDRTEFGRKGHRLRVEWTKQERGGRRSSDSLRKPSINTKPSKTLFVINFDPIHTRTSDLERHFEHYGRVSNVRIRRNFAFVHYELQEDATRALEATHMSKFMDRVISVEYAIRDDDDKRNGYSPDRRGRDLSPDRRNYGRGHSPNDYRRDRDSPDYGHGSVPNPRSERRESPDYGRAEHPAKDKYRSPDYGHGSVPNPRSERRESPDYGRAERPAKDKYRSRSPPRERSPSQE
- the LOC140809206 gene encoding serine/arginine-rich splicing factor RS40-like isoform X4; translated protein: MNLPNLQFPTCFNIDFMFIPDPVAGFAFVYMEDERDAEDAVRKLDRTEFGRKGHRLRVEWTKQERGGRRSSDSLRKPSINTKPSKTLFVINFDPIHTRTSDLERHFEHYGRVSNVRIRRNFAFVHYELQEDATRALEATHMSKFMDRVISVEYAIRDDDDKRNGYSPDRRGRDLSPDRRNYGRGHSPNDYRRDRDSPDYGHGSVPNPRSERRESPDYGRAEHPAKDKYRSPDYGHGSVPNPRSERRESPDYGRAERPAKDKYRSRSPPRERSPSQE
- the LOC140810113 gene encoding peroxisomal membrane protein 11D-like is translated as MSALDVTRAELALAVLYLNKAETRDKLCRSIQYGSRFLSNGEPGTAQNVEKSVALARKVFRLFKFINDLHALISPSAPGTPIPLILLGKSKNALLSTFLFLDQFVWLGRSGIYKNKERTELIGRISLFCWLGSSICSTLVEIGEIGRLSISMKNLEKELKNTNKYKNEQYKSKVQESNERSLAFVKAALDIVVAVGLLKLAPNKVTPRVSGAVGFVSSLISCYQLLPSPPKSKTT